The following coding sequences are from one Arachis hypogaea cultivar Tifrunner chromosome 7, arahy.Tifrunner.gnm2.J5K5, whole genome shotgun sequence window:
- the LOC112702809 gene encoding selT-like protein, with the protein MDRAQLLLLGLPLFLFCSDLLSLFISSPPSPPLSSKPSHHHHHHHRPAIDPATVESSSEKPETTIVGGVGLGNTVTINYCSSCSYRGKAVAMKNMLEIAFPGTEFILANYPPPLPKRLLSKVVPVVQIGVIGIVVAGEQIFPMLGFVAPPPWYYNLRANKFGTVASTWLLGNALQSFLHSSGAFEVYFNGELVFSKLKEGRFPGEIELKNLITKKMANSRLANGVPELWP; encoded by the exons ATGGATCGCGCTCAGCTTCTGCTTCTGGGATTGCCACTCTTCCTCTTCTGTTCCGACCTCTTATCCCTATTCATTTCTTCTCCGCCGTCGCCGCCACTCTCTTCGAAGCCctctcaccaccaccaccaccaccaccgaccAGCGATTGACCCTGCAACCGTAGAGTCCTCATCCGAG AAACCGGAGACTACTATTGTTGGAGGTGTTGGACTTGGCAACACCGTCACCATCAATTACTGCTCCTCTTGCTCCTATAG GGGAAAAGCAGTAGctatgaagaatatgttggagattGCTTTTCCTGGTACTGAGTTTATTCTTGCAAATTATCCCCCACCTCTCCCAAAGCGTCTGCTAAGCAAGGTAGTCCCAGTTGTTCAAATTGGTGTCATAGGGATCGTAGTAGCAGGAGAACAGATTTTTCCAATGTTGGGTTTTGTTGCACCCCCTCCTTGGTATTATAACTTGCGTGCAAATAAGTTTGGAACTGTTGCAAGTACCTGGCTTCTTGGGAACGCCCTGCAGTCATTTTTACACAGCTCCGGGGCATTTGAAGTTTACTTCAATGGTGAACTG gTGTTCTCCAAACTGAAAGAAGGAAGGTTTCCCGGAGAAATAGAGTTGAAAAATCTGATTACCAAAAAGATGGCTAATTCTAGACTTGCAAATGGTGTGCCAGAATTGTGGCCATAG
- the LOC112702808 gene encoding internal alternative NAD(P)H-ubiquinone oxidoreductase A2, mitochondrial produces the protein MSVFRNLSRISQYSYSSKPHTLNTTVTNRFHAPLSTFLSHFATATATNTHTDYLAPHVGLRPTKAHEKARVVVLGTGWAGSRLMKGLDPNIYDIVCVSPRNHMVFTPLLASTCVGTLEFRSVAEPIARIQPAISREPGSYFFLANCTSIDTDHHVVHCETVTEGEETLDPWKFTISYDKLVIALGAQPTTFGIHGVYEHAIFLREVYHAQEIRRKLLLNLMLSDVPGIGKEEKQRLLHCVVVGGGPTGVEFSGELSDFIMRDVRQRYTHVKDYIHVTLIEANEILSSFDDRLRRYATKQLTKSGVRLVRGIVKDVQEKKIILNDGTEVPYGLLVWSTGVGPSPIVRSLDLPKSPGGRIGIDEWLRVPSVQDVFAIGDCSGFVESTGRPVLPALAQVAERQGKYLAALLNKIGRANGSRANSIKDMDFGDPFVYKHLGSMATIGSYKALVDLRQSKEAKGLSLAGFLSWFVWRSAYLTRVVSWRNRFYVAINWATTFVFGRDISRI, from the exons ATGTCCGTATTCCGCAACCTCTCCAGAATTTCCCAATATTCATATTCGTCAAAACCCCACACACTTAACACAACAGTAACTAACCGTTTCCATGCACCTCTCTCCACCTTCCTCTCTCACTTCGCCACTGCCACCGCTACTAACACCCACACCGACTACCTTGCCCCTCATGTGGGCCTGCGCCCCACCAAGGCCCACGAGAAGGCCCGTGTGGTGGTTCTGGGCACTGGTTGGGCCGGTAGCAGGCTGATGAAGGGCCTTGACCCTAACATCTATGACATTGTTTGCGTGTCCCCGAGGAATCACATGGTGTTCACGCCTCTATTGGCGTCAACGTGCGTTGGAACGCTTGAATTCAGATCTGTTGCTGAACCCATTGCTAGGATCCAGCCCGCCATTTCCAGAGAGCCCGGTTCTTACTTCTTCCTTGCCAATTGTACTTCCATTGATACTGATCACCATGTG GTGCATTGCGAGACTGTAACTGAAGGAGAGGAAACATTAGACCCTTGGAAGTTTACAATTTCATATGACAAGCTAGTAATTGCATTAGGAGCACAACCCACTACTTTTGGAATTCATGGAGTCTATGAGCATGCAATTTTTCTTCGTGAAGTTTACCATGCACAGGAAATCCGTCGCAAGTTGCTCCTGAACTTAATGTTGTCAGATGTTCCAG GGATTGGAAAAGAGGAAAAACAAAGGCTTTTGCATTGTGTGGTTGTGGGAGGTGGTCCGACTGGAGTTGAATTCAGTGGTGAACTCAGTGATTTCATCATGAGAGATGTCCGACAGAGATATACCCACGTGAAGGATTATATCCATGTTACTTTAATTGAG GCAAATGAGATATTGTCTTCCTTTGATGACCGACTTAGGCGCTATGCTACCAAGCAGCTGACAAAG TCAGGGGTTCGTCTTGTTCGTGGCATTGTAAAAGATGTTCAAGAGAAGAAGATTATCCTTAATGATGGTACTGAGGTTCCATATGGGTTGCTTGTATGGTCTACTGGTGTTGGTCCATCACCTATTGTTCGCTCTTTGGATCTCCCTAAATCCCCTGGTGGAAG GATTGGCATTGATGAGTGGCTCCGCGTTCCTTCAGTGCAAGATGTGTTTGCAATAGGTGACTGCAGTGGATTTGTAGAAAGTACTGGAAGACCTGTACTTCCAGCTTTAGCCCAA GTAGCAGAAAGGCAAGGTAAATATTTAGCAGCCTTATTAAACAAAATAGGTAGAGCCAATGGAAGCCGCGCAAATAGCATCAAAGACATGGATTTCGGGGATCCATTTGTTTACAAGCACCTTGGAAGCATGGCTACCATTGGCAGTTACAAGGCTCTTGTGGACCTTAGACAGAGCAAg GAAGCAAAAGGGTTATCTCTTGCAGGGTTTCTCAGTTGGTTTGTTTGGCGTTCTGCATATCTGACACGCGTTGTCAGTTGGAGGAACAGATTCTATGTAGCTATCAACTGGGCTACAACATTTGTGTTTGGTCGTGATATAAGCAGAATATAG